The DNA sequence AGTGCCTGCGGCTGGCGCAGGACGACCTGGGCAAGGTGCCGGTCTCCGCATGAGTGCGCCCGCCCGGACGCCCGCGCCCGCCGTCGCCCCGTTCCGGAACGCGGTGGTCGAGCAGCAGGGATGGCACCTGCGTATCCGCCAGCTCCCGCTGGCCGCCTGCAACACCACCAGGCTGCTCCAGGAACTGCGCGCCTTCCGCGCCGAGGTCCTGTACGCCGGCGGCCGGCGCCCGGAGTTCCGCAACCGGGCGGGCGAATACGTCGATGCCCAACTGCTGGACTTCGGCGCGTACCACATCACGGCCCACGCCACCGCGACCGCACCACCCGGCGGCTACGTCAGGCTGGTACCACCGGCCCTGACGAGTCAGTTCCAGACCCGGGCGCTGCTCGGACCCGAGCGGTTCCGTGCTCTCCTGGACGCCCACCAGGCGTCCGAGGACGACGTCTACGAGCCCAGCCGGCTCGTGGTCGCCGAGCACGCCCGGGGCTTGGGCCTGGGGGCCGTGCTGAACGCCGCCGCGCTCGCGGCGGCCCAGGCGCTCGGTGCGGCCGGGGTCGTCGCCATCTGCGGCATGGACGACGGGCAGCACCGGTTCCACGAACGGTTCGGCTACCGGCTCCTGCCGGGAACCGAGCACTACGACACCCACTACGAGGACCACGTCTCCGCCATGGCGCACTGGACCGGTGATCCCAACGGGGAGTACCACGACCTCGTCCACCAGATCCACCGGAGCATCACCGCGAAGGCCGCCTGCTGACCAACGCAGAACCCGCGTCGTGCCGGCACACCGCCGGCACGACGCGGCGGCGGCCCCACCGGGGTTGCTGCGGGCGTGGGTCGCCGAGCTCCCGCCCGGAACCATCGCCGGCCACGTCGCCGTCCAACGCGCTCCCGGAAGCGCAGGGCTTCACGCCGAACTGTCCCGGCTCTTCGTCACCCCGGCGGCCCGCCGGCACTCGATCGCCACCGCGCTGATTCGCCAGGCACGCTCCTGGGCGGCCGAGCACGGTCACCGACTGACGCTGAGCGTCACCGACGACCAGCGGTCGGCCGCCGTCGCGCTGTACGAGGCCACCGGCTGGCGGCTCTCCCACACCACCGACGCCGACTGGACCGCTCCGGACGGGGGCGGTGCGGCTGCGCCACTACGTGCTCGGCGACCGGGACGACTGACCCGGTCCTAGGTGGGCCGTCGCCGACGTCGATCTGAGCGGGAGAGACCTTATCCCCGGCGGGTAGGGTCCCTGACGCTCAGATCAACAGTCCGGCGGCCGCGGAGCGCGCGACGGGGCGCGGAGCGCGCGACGGGAGCGAGGAGCAGCGGGAGGGAGCGGCGGCCCGGCGGGTCAGACCGTCTGGAGCGGGCCGACGTCGGTGACGCGGATGACGGCGGCGCCGACCTCGTCGGAGGCCGCGAGGTCGACCTCGGCGCTGATGCCCCAGTCGTGGTCGCCCTCGGGGTCGTCGAAGATCTGCCGTACGGTCCACCGCTCGCGCCCCTGCTCGATCAGCAGCAGCGCCGGGCCGCGCGCGTCGGGGCCGATGCCCAGCGACTCGTGCTCGTCGAAGTACGGCTCGACCGCGTCCGCCCACGCGTCGGCGTCCCAGCCGTCGGCGGCGTCCAGTTCGCCGAGGTCGTCCCACCGGCGCAGGGCGGCCAGTTCGACCCGGCGGAACAGGGCGTTGCGGACCAGCACCCGGAAGGCGCGCAGGTTGCGGGTGACGGCCGGCGGCCGTTCGTCGAGGATCTTCTCCACCTCGTCGGCGGGGTTGCGCAGCCGCTCCCACTCGTCGATGAGGCTGGAGTCGACCTGGCGGACGAGTTCGCCGAGCCACTCGATGAGGTCGACGAGTTCCTCGGTCTTGGCGTCCTCGGGCACCGTCTGGCGCAGCGTCTTGTACGCGTCGGCGAGGTAGCGCAGCACCAGCCCCTCGGAGCGGGACAGGCCGTAGAAGCCGACGTACTCGACGAAGGTCATCGCGCGCTCGTACATGTCGCGGACGACGGACTTGGGGGAGACGGCGTAGTCGGCGACCCACGGGTGCCCGCGCCGGTACATCTCGTACGCCGTGTCGAGCAGTTCCGCCAGCGGCTTGGGATGGGTGACGTCCTCCAGCAGCTCCATCCGGGCCTCGTACTCGATGCCCTCGGACTTCATCGCCGCGACCGCCTCGCCGCGCGCCTTGAACTGCTGCGCCGACAGCACCTGCCGGGGATCGTCCAGGATGGACTCGATGACCGACAGCACGTCGAGGGCGTACGACGGCGACTCGGTGTCGAGCAGTTCGATCGCGGCCAGCGCGAACGGTGACAGCGGCTGGTTGAGCGCGAAGTCGAACTGGAGGTCGACGGTGAGGCGTACCGAGCGGCCCTCCTCGTCGGGGGTGTCGAGGCGCTCGACGACGCCGCCGGCGAGCAGCGCCCGGTAGATCGCGATCGCCCGCCGGATGTGCCGGCGCTGGGCCGGCCGGTCCTCGTGGTTCTCGGTCAGCAGATGCCGCATCGCGGCGAACGGGTCACCGGGCCGGGCGATGACGTTGAGCAGCATCGAGTGGCTGACCTGGAAACTCGACGTGAGCGGCTCGGGCTCGGCCGCGACCAGGCGTTCGAAGGTGGGCTGGCCCCAGCCGATCGACCCCTCCGGCGGCTTCTTGCGCACCACCTTGCGCCGCTTCTTCGGGTCGTCGCCGGCCTTGGCCAGCGCCTTCTCGTTCTCGATGACGTGCTCGGGCGCCTGGACCATCACCGTGCCGATGGTGTCGAAGCCGGCGCGGCCGGCCCGGCCGGCGATCTGGTGGAACTCGCGGGCCTTGAGCAGCCGGGTCCGCACACCGTCGTATTTGGACAGTCCGGTGAACAGTACGGTGCGGATCGGCACGTTGATGCCGACGCCGAGGGTGTCGGTGCCGCAGATGACCTTGAGTAGTCCGGCCTGCGCCAGCGTCTCCACCAGCCGCCGGTATTTCGGCAGCATGCCGGCGTGGTGCACGCCGATGCCGTGCCGGACCAGCCGGGACAGCGTACGTCCGAAGCCGGCGGTGAACCGGAAGTTGCCGATCGCCTCGGCGATCATGTCCTTCTCGGCCCGGGTGGCGACGTTGACGCTCATCAGCGCCTGCGCCCGTTCCAGCGCCGCCGCCTGGGTGAAGTGCACCACGTAGACCGGCGCCTGCTTGGTGCTCAGCAGCTCTTCCAGGGTCTCGTGCAGCGGCGTCATCGCGTACGAGAACATCAGCGGGACCGGCCGCTCGGCCGACTTGACGACGGCGGTCGACCGCCCGGTGCGCCGGGTCAGGTCGTCCTCGAACCGGGTGACGTCGCCCAACGTCGCCGACATCAGCACGAACTGCGCCTGCGGCAGCTCGATCAGCGGCACCTGCCAGGCCCAGCCACGGTCCGGCTCGGCGTAGAAGTGGAACTCGTCCATCACGACCAGGCCGACGTCGGCCCGCTCGCCGTCGCGCAGCGCGATGTTGGCCAGGATCTCGGCGGTGCAGCAGATGATCGGGGCGTCCTCGTTGACGCTGGCGTCGCCGGTCAGCATGCCGACGTTCTCGGCGCCGAACGTCTGGCACAGGTCGAAGAACTTCTCCGACACCAGCGCCTTGATCGGCGCGGTGTAGAACGACACCCGGTCGTCGGCCAGCGCGGCGAAGTGGGCGCCGGCCGCCACCAGGCTCTTGCCCGATCCGGTCGGGGTGTTGAGGATGACGTTGGCCCCGGACACGATCTCGATCAGCGCCTCTTCCTGGTGGGGATAGAGGGCGAAGCCGCGCCCATCGGCCCAGCCGGCGAAGGCGTCGAAGAGCGAGTCGGGGTCGGGGCGGCGGGGATCTGGGCGGTCAGCGTCATGGCTGGTCCATCGTGCCCGAAATGCGTAGCCCACCGCCAGTCGGGCCAGTCGGGTCGGCCGCGGTGGACGCCGGGACGCGCCGGAACACCAGGTCGAAGATCTGTCGGCCGGCGCGTACGCCGCGGTTCTCGAACTTGGTCAGCGGCCGGTGCGCCGGCCGGGGCGCGAACCCGTCGGCGGTGTTGACCAGCTCCGGATCGCCGCCCAGGGTCGCCAGCATCGCGTCGGCGTACGGCGCCCAGTCGGTCGCGCAGTGCAGCACCCCGCCCGGCCGCAGCCGGCTGCGCAGCAGCGCGACCGGCGCCGGCTGGATCAGCCGCCGCTTGTGGTGCTTGAGCTTCGGCCACGGGTCGGGGAAGTACACGTGCACCGCGTCCAGCGAATCCGGCTCCAGCATGTCGCGGGCCAGGTCGAGGGCGTCGCCGCGGGCGATGCGGACGTTGGTCAGCCCGCGCTCGCGTACCAGCGCGAGCAGGTTGGCGATGCCCGGCACGTGCACCTCGACGGCCAGGTAGTCCCGGTCCGGGTCGGCCGCCGCCATCGCCGCCGTCGCGTCGCCCATCCCGGAACCGATCTCCAGCACCAGCGGGGCACGCCGGCCGAACAGCGCCTCCCGGTCGAGTCGCCCGCCGGAGACGACCAGCCCGTGGAGCGGCCACCCGTGCGTGATCGCGTCGTCGAGCCGGGTCGTCATCCGGCCCTGCCGGGTGTGGAACGACCGGATCGACGTCCCGCCGCCGCCCACGCGGTGCTGCCGGGCCGGGCCGGCGTCCGCCGGCGGCCGGTCCGGTGCGGCGCGGTCCACGTCGAGGAAGGTCACAGACAGATGAGCGTACGCATTCGCAGGGTGCGTCCGGCGGCGGGGGGATGCGAAAATCACCCGGTACGGCAGACACCGGACACCCCCGCCCGGCGCTGCCCGACGTGGAGGTCCCCCAGATGACCGAGCGGAGCGCGGGCACCGGTAGGCCCAGCCCCCTGTCGCGTCCCGGCCGGGCCCGGCGCGCCGTCCTGTCCGGCGCGGCCGCCGCCGCACTGCTGCTCCCACCGGTGCTCCTGCTCACACCCCCGGCCCCGGCGTGGGCCGCCGACGTCTACGTCGAACTCAACCCGAGCACCGTCGAGGCCGGCTACCTCGTCGGCATCCGGGCGAGCTGCCGGGAGAACACCGAGCCGGCGACCGTCGAGTCGGACGCGTTCGCCGACAAGATCACCGTCGAGCCGCAGCTCGAGCTGCTGACCGCCGCCGCGACGGTGCCCGACGACCGGTCGGCGCGGCCCTACCGGGTGAAGTTGACCTGCCCGGACGGGCGGGTCGCCACCGCCATCCTCAACGTCGTCCAGCCGGGCCGGCCGAGCGAGGGCCCGGCCACCGGCTTCGGCGGCACGGCCGGCGACAACCCCGGCAGCCTGCTGCTCGGCGCCGGGCTGGCCACGGTGGCGGCCGGGGTCGCGGTGGCGCTGTTCACCTCCCGCCGCCAGCGGGCCTGACCATGCTCAAACTGCGCCGGCCGCGCCTCGCCGCGGTGCTCGTCGTCGTCGGGCTGGTCGTCACCGCCGCCGGCCTGTCCGAGACCGGACTGCTGCACAACCTGTTCGCCGGAGCCGACAAGCCGCCGCCGCGCGAGTTCCCGGTGATGGAGCCGAGCCGGCCGATCCGGCTCGCGATCCCGTCGTTGAAGATCCGGGCCGACGTGCACGGCCTCGGTCTCGCCGACGACGGCTCGATCGCCGTACCGCCGCTGCACCGGCACCGGCAGGCCGGCTGGTACGACCGCGGCCCGACCCCCGGCGAGTTCGGGCCGGCGATCATCGTCGGGCACGCCGACACCCGCGACGGCCCGTCGATCTTCCACGACCTGCCCCGGATCCGGCCCGGCGCGAAGATCGAGGTGACCCGCCGGGACCGGACCGTCGGCATCTTCGAGGTCAACTCGGTGGAGAGCTTCGACAAGAAGGAACTGCCCGCCGAGCGGGTGTACGGCGACTACGCCCGTCCCGGCCTGCGGCTGATCACCTGTGGCGGCGAGTTCCGGGGCGGCGGTATCGGCTACGTCGACAACGTGGTCGTCTTCGCGTCGCTGGTCGAGACCCGCGACCCGTGACCCGCGACCCGGCCGTGGGCTCCGCGAAACGCCGCCGCGGCCGGGCTCCCCCGGCCGGTGGCGGCGGGCCGGGGTCAGGAGGCCGCCGGAACCTGCTGGACGACCTCGAACTCGAGCAGGTTGGCGCCGGAGGCGACCGGCTTGGCGCGTTCACCGGCGTGCGCCTCCCGCGCCGACCCGCCCGCCCACGCCTGGTAGGCCTCCTCGGACTCCCACCTGGTGTAGACGAAGTAGCGGGACTCGCCGGCGACCGGACGCAGCAGTTCGAAGCCGAGGAAGCCGGGGGAGTTCTCGACCGCGCCGGCCCGGGCGGCGAAACGGCGCTCGAGTTCGGGGCCGGCGCCCTCGGGCACCTCGATCGCGTTGATCTTCACGACAGCCATGGCTCCACCCTACGGGCCGGCCGGGGCCGAACTCATGACCCGTCGGAAAGGTCGACCACGATCGGGGCGTGGTCGGACGGACCCTTGCCCTTGCGGGCCTCCCGGTCGACGTACGCGTTGCCGACCAGGGCGGCCAGGTCGCCGCTGGCGTACACCAGGTCGATGCGCATGCCCTTGTTCTGGTGGAACATCCCGGCCCGGTAGTCCCAGTACGTGTACGGGTGCGGGCCCTTCATCGGGGTCGGCACCACGTCGGTCAGACCGAGCCGGCGCAGTTCGGCCAGGGCCTCCCGTTCCGGCGGGGTGACGTGGGTCGAGCCGACGAACAGCGCCGGGTCCCAGACGTCGGCGTCGGTGGGTGCGACGTTGAAGTCACCGCACACCGCGAGCGGGCCGCGGGACAGGTCCGCGGCGAGCGCGTCGCGCAGGGCGGCCAGCCAGGTCAGCTTGTAGAGGTAGTGCGGGGAGTCGGGGGTGCGGCCGTTGGGGACGTACACCGACCAGACCCGCACACCGGCGCAGGTCGCGGCGACCGCGCGGGCCTCCGGGTCGGGGAAGCCGGGCTCGTCGGAGAACCCGCGGGCGACGTCGTCGAGCCCGACCCGGGACAGGACGGCCACCCCGTTCCAGCGGCCGTCGCCGTGCGCGGCCACCGCGTATCCCAGCTCGCCGACCTCGGCGGTGGGGAACGCGGTCGCCGCGCACTTCGTCTCCTGGAGACAGAGCACGTCGGGCCGGGTGGTGGCCAGCCACTCGAGCAGGCGGGGGAGCCGGGCCTTCACGGAGTTGACGTTCCAGGTCGCCAGACGCATGTCCCCAGCCTGCCCGATCGGCGCGCGACGGGCCGCCCGGTCAGCCGTTCGGCGAGTCGCCCGGGCGGGTCTGCTCGGCCAGGAAGCGTTCCAGTTCGGCGCCCAGTTCGTCGGCGGTGGGCAGCGGGCCGGTCTGCTCGGCGAGCAGGTTGCTGCCCTGTCGGCCCCGGGTGAACGCGTCGTACTGCTCCTCCAGGGCGTGCACAAGCGCCCCGGCCTCGTCGGTCTGAGTGATCTGCCGGTCGATGTCCCCGCGGACCACCTCGGCCGCCGTACGCAGCCCCTCGGTCGGCAGCAGCAGGCCGGTGGCCCGCGACACCGAGGTCAGCAGCACCTCGGCCGCCGCCGGGTATTCGGTCTGCGCGACGTAGTGCGGTACGTGCACGGCGAAGCCCATCGCGTCGCGGCCCTGCTCGGCGAGCCGGAACTCGATCAGGTGGCCGGCACTGCCCGGCACCTGGACGCGCTGCAGCCACGGCTCGTGGCCGGCGATCAGCTCGCGGCGACTGGCGTGCGCGGTCACCCCGGTCGGCCGGGTGTGCGGCACCGCCATCGGGATCGCGGTGAGCCCGACGGTGAGCCGTACGCCGAGCCGCTCGACCAGCGCGGTGACGGCCGCGCTGAACCGTTCCCACTGCAGGTCCGGTTCCGGGCCGGTCAGCAGCAGGAAGGGGGTCCCGGCGTCGTCGTCGAGCACGTGCAGTTGCAGCCGCGGTTCGTCGTAGCTCTCCCAGTGGTCCTCCACGAAGATCATCGTGGGGCGCCGGGAGCGGTAGTCCAGCAGTTGGTCGATGTCGAAGGTGGCCAGCACCCGGCCCTGGAGCGTGCCGAGCAGATGCTCACGGGCGATCCGGGTCGCGTTGCCGGCGTCGACGAATCCGGTGAGCGCCTGCAGCAGAACCGGTTCGCCCAGTTCGGGCAGGTCTTCGGTGAGCTCGTACAACTCGTGTGGATCGAGCACCGGTCAGAACCTCCTCTTGAGGGCGTGTCGCGGGGGCAACCCCGCCGGTGGAAACGCTGACTCCATCCTTGTGCATTCCATCGAGCCGGGTGGCGCCCCCTCCCGCATTCCGGCTCGGGAGGCCGGCCACCCGGGATCCGGCTACACTTTGTCCGAGGCTGATCACATTGCGTAGCAATGGTTTCGGGGTGGTCCGGTCCCGATGCGCCGCGTGGTGGAGCCGCCCGGCGCGGCTCGTACCACCGGTGGTCGCCCGAATGGGGGAGGGGGATGTTCGTCGCTCTCCGTGCCTGATGGTTCGAAGGTAAATGCCTGCCTGGTTGTGCAAAGTGCAGCTTTCCCGGGATGCCGGTCTTGCGGGCTTTCCGACCTCTCGTTCGTGCGTGCCGGCGGCTGACCGATTCATCGATCAAAAATGTGGCGAGCGCCACAAGATCACTCTGCGTAGTTGCTGATCGGCGCGCCTAGCCTCGTCGGATGCGTGACGACCACACACTTGAAACCGAGTCCGGCGCCGCAGCCACCACTGACCGTTCGGCCGAGGCCCCCTCGACCGACCCGGCCAGCGGCGTACCCACCGCCACCCGGCCCACCCGGCAGGCTCTCGGGGAACTGCTCGACCGCTCCACCGACACCCTGCACGAGCTGATCGCCCGGTCCGACCGGACCGTCGAACGCCTCCGTGTCCACACCGGAGCCAGACTCACCGCCGTACGGAACGACCCGCGACTGCGCGCCCTGCGCGACCACCCATGGGTCGCAGCCGTCCTCGACAACGCCCGGGTCCGCGAACTGGCCGACCGGCGCAGCCCCGCCCGGCTCGCCCTCGCCATCGGCGTCATCTGCTGCCTCGGCATCGTCGCCTTCGCCGAAACCCGGTCCGCCACCGTCGAGCGCAGGCTCCCCTCCGACGTCACCGCCGCGCAGGCCCGCGCCGACGAGGTCCGCTCCCGGGCCGGCCAGCCCGCCTCCCGCTCCTTCGAACGCCAGCCGGGCGCCGACACCTCCGACACCACCTCCCCGGCCGAGCCGCGGGACGGGGCCGCCGCCGAGCAGCCCGCCGCGAACGACGGCGAGCAGGCCGCACCCGCCGCACCGGTCGAAGCCGAGGCGCCCGCCATCCCGGAGCAGGTCGCGCCCGTCGCCGGCCTGTCCCAGATCCAGATGGACAACGCGCTGGCCATCGTCCGGGCCGGCCACGACCTGAACATGCCCCGCCGGGCGCACATCATCGCCGTCGCGACCGCGATGCAGGAGAGCAACCTGCTCAACCGGGCCAGCGAGGTCCTTCCGGAGTCGAAGAACTACCCGCACCAGGGCACCGGCTGGGACCACGACTCGGTCGGCCTCTTCCAGCAGCGCACCAGCACCGGCTGGGGACCGGTCGCCAGCCTGATGGACCCGGCCTACTCCGCCACCCAGTTCTACAAGGCGCTCGCCCGGGTGCCCGGCTGGGACCAGATGCGGCTCACCGTGGCGGCCCAGACCGTGCAGGTGTCGGCGTACCCCGAGCACTACGCCAAGCACGAGGGAAACGCCACCGCCGTCGTCGACGCCATCATCAGCCGGTCCTAGTCGGACGGTCCACGGGGCACCGCCCCGGGCCACCGGCTGCCCGCAGCGGAACCGGCCGGTGGCGGGTTGGGGTGTGGCCGGCCGCCGCGACGGGTAGATACCTCCTACCCGACCGGCAGGAGGCCGCCATGTCCCTCACCCGACGCATCAGATCGTTCCTCGGCAGCCCGCAGGGGCAGCGGACGGTCGCCCAGGGGCGGCGGCAGCTCGCCAACCCGGCCAACCAGCATCGGCTTCGCTCGCTTCTGTCACGATTGACGGGGCGCCGCTGACCGCGGCGCTCCGTCAGGCCCATCCGTCCCCCGGAGTGCTCCCGTGACCGATCCGCGCCCCGCCGGCTCCCTGCCGCCCGACCAGCCGCTGTGGCCCGAGCCACCGGCGCCCGTACCGGCCGAGCCGGCACCGCCGGCGGTCCCGGAACCGCTGTCGGCGCAGCCGGCGGGCCGGGGGTCGCTGTCGGCGGGCCCAGGGGCGCTGTCGGCGCAGCCGGCCGGCCCTGGGTCGCGGCCGACCGCCCCGGGATCGGCCGAAGGGGCGCCGGCCCCGGTGCCCGCCGCCCGGCCGGTGCCGGCCGTCGAGACCCCGGGGCGGCGCCCGCCGCGCCGGAACCGGACGCCGCCCCGGCCATGCCGCTCTGGGGGCCGCCGCCGACCACACCGGCCACCTACCCGGCGCCCGCCGCGTACCCCGCGCCCGCGGGGTACCCGTACGCCACGGCCGCCGGATCCGCGTCGGTGCCGCCGGCGACCGGTCAGGCCGCGGTCCCGGTCGCGGCGCCGTCCGCCGACGGTCCCGGCGACCCGGCGTCCGACGACGGGACCGCCGCCCCGCCGGCCAGCCTGTGGGAGAAGATGCGGGCCGACCCGCAGTACGCCCCCGAGCACCTCGCCATCGAAGCCGTCCGCCGGCTCGGTCCGGAGGCCCGCCGCTGGGTCGAGCGGCTGCACATCCAGCAGCCGGGACTGCACCCCGACGTCGTCGCGCAGAAGGCGGCGAAGAAGTTCATCAACCTGGCCCGGCTCTCCGGCGCCGTCTCCGGCGCGACCGGCCTGCCCGGTGCCGTCGTCGACGTCGGCATCCTGGCCTGGACCCAGGCCAGGATGGTGCTGCACATCGCCGCCGCGTACGGCGTCGACCCGGCCCACCCCGACCGGGCCACCGACCTCCTCGTCCTGCAGAAGGTCCACAAGGTCGCCGAGACCGCCCGGATGGCACTCGGGGTGGCCGCCGGCCGGGAGAAGGCCGGCGCGCTCTTCCGTACCGGATCGAAGACCCCGGTCGGCCAGGTGGCGCTGAAGCTCGGCATGAAGCTCGCCCAGATGGCCGGCGTCAAGGCCGCCAAGAAGCTCTTCGCCAAGATGGTTCCCGGCGCGGCGATCATCCTCGGCACCTGGGCCAACTCGTCGGCGACCACCGACCTCGCCCGGCGCAGTCAGGCGCTCTACCGGCAGCCGGCGATCGGCCAGTTGCCGTACCAGCGCAACCCCTGACGCCGCGCCAGGGGAATCCGACACTGCACCTGGTGAATCTGCGGCTACGGACGGCAACCCGCGTGGTAGGACATAACGGGCGGGGGTAGTCGGGACGGACCGGTGGAGGGCAGCGGCCATGGCGGGTCAGTTGGACGGCAGGCGCATCATCGTGACCGGCGGCGCGCAGGGCATCGGCGCCGCCGTCGTGGCCGGATACGTCGCCGAGGGCGCCCGGGTCGCCGCCCTCGACCGGCAGTTCGGCACCGCCGGCACCACCCCCGACAACATCGTCCGTCGCCACTGCGACGTCGCCGACCGGGCCGGGGTCACCACCGTCTTCGACGAGGTCGTCGGCCTGCTCGGTGGCCTCGACGTCCTGGTCAACGTGGCCGGCGTCGAGCGTGGCGGGCCGTCGGACGACATCCCCGACGCCGACTGGGACGCCGTCTTCGACGTCAACGCCAAGGGCACCCGCAACACCAACGCCGCCGCCTTCACCCACCTCAAGGCCAACGGCGGCGCCATCATCAACTTCGGCTCCCGCTCCGGCATCGTCGGCGTACCCCAGCAGGCCGCCTACTCGGCCAGCAAGGCCGCCGTACACGTCTGGACCCGGGCCGTCGCGCAGGAGTGGGCGCCGTACAACATCACCGTCAACGCGGTCGCGCCGGCCATGTGGACCGGCATGTACGAC is a window from the Polymorphospora rubra genome containing:
- a CDS encoding GNAT family N-acetyltransferase — encoded protein: MSAPARTPAPAVAPFRNAVVEQQGWHLRIRQLPLAACNTTRLLQELRAFRAEVLYAGGRRPEFRNRAGEYVDAQLLDFGAYHITAHATATAPPGGYVRLVPPALTSQFQTRALLGPERFRALLDAHQASEDDVYEPSRLVVAEHARGLGLGAVLNAAALAAAQALGAAGVVAICGMDDGQHRFHERFGYRLLPGTEHYDTHYEDHVSAMAHWTGDPNGEYHDLVHQIHRSITAKAAC
- a CDS encoding EcsC family protein yields the protein MPLWGPPPTTPATYPAPAAYPAPAGYPYATAAGSASVPPATGQAAVPVAAPSADGPGDPASDDGTAAPPASLWEKMRADPQYAPEHLAIEAVRRLGPEARRWVERLHIQQPGLHPDVVAQKAAKKFINLARLSGAVSGATGLPGAVVDVGILAWTQARMVLHIAAAYGVDPAHPDRATDLLVLQKVHKVAETARMALGVAAGREKAGALFRTGSKTPVGQVALKLGMKLAQMAGVKAAKKLFAKMVPGAAIILGTWANSSATTDLARRSQALYRQPAIGQLPYQRNP
- a CDS encoding peptidase M23 produces the protein MRDDHTLETESGAAATTDRSAEAPSTDPASGVPTATRPTRQALGELLDRSTDTLHELIARSDRTVERLRVHTGARLTAVRNDPRLRALRDHPWVAAVLDNARVRELADRRSPARLALAIGVICCLGIVAFAETRSATVERRLPSDVTAAQARADEVRSRAGQPASRSFERQPGADTSDTTSPAEPRDGAAAEQPAANDGEQAAPAAPVEAEAPAIPEQVAPVAGLSQIQMDNALAIVRAGHDLNMPRRAHIIAVATAMQESNLLNRASEVLPESKNYPHQGTGWDHDSVGLFQQRTSTGWGPVASLMDPAYSATQFYKALARVPGWDQMRLTVAAQTVQVSAYPEHYAKHEGNATAVVDAIISRS
- a CDS encoding exodeoxyribonuclease III; the encoded protein is MRLATWNVNSVKARLPRLLEWLATTRPDVLCLQETKCAATAFPTAEVGELGYAVAAHGDGRWNGVAVLSRVGLDDVARGFSDEPGFPDPEARAVAATCAGVRVWSVYVPNGRTPDSPHYLYKLTWLAALRDALAADLSRGPLAVCGDFNVAPTDADVWDPALFVGSTHVTPPEREALAELRRLGLTDVVPTPMKGPHPYTYWDYRAGMFHQNKGMRIDLVYASGDLAALVGNAYVDREARKGKGPSDHAPIVVDLSDGS
- a CDS encoding SDR family NAD(P)-dependent oxidoreductase, whose product is MAGQLDGRRIIVTGGAQGIGAAVVAGYVAEGARVAALDRQFGTAGTTPDNIVRRHCDVADRAGVTTVFDEVVGLLGGLDVLVNVAGVERGGPSDDIPDADWDAVFDVNAKGTRNTNAAAFTHLKANGGAIINFGSRSGIVGVPQQAAYSASKAAVHVWTRAVAQEWAPYNITVNAVAPAMWTGMYDDYRGRLNAEELAQHDAMMSAQIPIGGKLGEPTRDLVPLLVFLAGDGAHFISGQSFPVDGGWLHMR
- a CDS encoding antibiotic biosynthesis monooxygenase family protein, with amino-acid sequence MAVVKINAIEVPEGAGPELERRFAARAGAVENSPGFLGFELLRPVAGESRYFVYTRWESEEAYQAWAGGSAREAHAGERAKPVASGANLLEFEVVQQVPAAS
- a CDS encoding class F sortase, translating into MLKLRRPRLAAVLVVVGLVVTAAGLSETGLLHNLFAGADKPPPREFPVMEPSRPIRLAIPSLKIRADVHGLGLADDGSIAVPPLHRHRQAGWYDRGPTPGEFGPAIIVGHADTRDGPSIFHDLPRIRPGAKIEVTRRDRTVGIFEVNSVESFDKKELPAERVYGDYARPGLRLITCGGEFRGGGIGYVDNVVVFASLVETRDP
- a CDS encoding GNAT family N-acetyltransferase — its product is MPAHRRHDAAAAPPGLLRAWVAELPPGTIAGHVAVQRAPGSAGLHAELSRLFVTPAARRHSIATALIRQARSWAAEHGHRLTLSVTDDQRSAAVALYEATGWRLSHTTDADWTAPDGGGAAAPLRARRPGRLTRS
- a CDS encoding proteasome assembly chaperone family protein, which translates into the protein MLDPHELYELTEDLPELGEPVLLQALTGFVDAGNATRIAREHLLGTLQGRVLATFDIDQLLDYRSRRPTMIFVEDHWESYDEPRLQLHVLDDDAGTPFLLLTGPEPDLQWERFSAAVTALVERLGVRLTVGLTAIPMAVPHTRPTGVTAHASRRELIAGHEPWLQRVQVPGSAGHLIEFRLAEQGRDAMGFAVHVPHYVAQTEYPAAAEVLLTSVSRATGLLLPTEGLRTAAEVVRGDIDRQITQTDEAGALVHALEEQYDAFTRGRQGSNLLAEQTGPLPTADELGAELERFLAEQTRPGDSPNG